In Ammospiza caudacuta isolate bAmmCau1 chromosome 2, bAmmCau1.pri, whole genome shotgun sequence, a genomic segment contains:
- the LOC131554816 gene encoding G-protein coupled receptor 183-like produces MEMALVEDVLLPTNFTSSNQSSCNVHNQHFSTKVIFSLFYTILLVFGACGNILALCITFQRRKKKLNSTNLYLVNLALSDALFTLALPGRITYYILESDWPFGDWFCRITAFLFYMNTYVSIYFMTCVSMDRYVAVVRTRHPGRIRKMSRARAICVLIWALVFLQTAPLLLWPMTRRMGDKLTCMEYFNFEEIPNLPYLLLVACMLGFFLPVGIILVCYVRINLKLCQTAKENPLTVKNGHHHRAFTVILVVLLAVLLCFSPYHLNIVQFMVRKILYQPSCREQQAFKMSLQITVAFMNLNCCIDPIIYFFAFRGYKRRLLRIFRNSGSLATSSTAKTPSESNSNSQPPGSSSV; encoded by the coding sequence ATGGAGATGGCTCTTGTGGAGGACGTGCTCCTGCCCACCAACTTCACCTCCAGCAACCAGAGCAGCTGCAATGTGCACAACCAACACTTCTCAACCAAAGTCATCTTCTCCCTTTTCTACACCATCCTGCTGGTGTTCGGTGCCTGTGGGAATATCCTGGCCCTCTGTATCACCTTCCAGCGCAGGAAGAAGAAACTCAACTCCACCAACCTCTACCTGGTGAACTTGGCACTCTCCGATGCCCTCttcaccctggcactgccaggcaggaTCACCTACTACATCCTGGAGTCTGACTGGCCCTTTGGGGACTGGTTCTGCCGGatcacagctttccttttctacATGAACACCTACGTGAGCATCTACTTCATGACCTGCGTGAGCATGGACCGCTACGTGGCTGTGGTGCGCACCCGGCACCCTGGCAGGATTCGGAAGATGAGCCGGGCCAGGGCCATCTGCGTCCTCATCTGGGCCTTGGTGTTCCTGCAGACGGCTCCGCTGCTCCTGTGGCCCATGACGCGCAGGATGGGAGACAAGCTGACCTGCATGGAGTACTTCAACTTCGAGGAGATTCCCAATCTGCCCTACCTGCTTCTGGTGGCCTGCATGCTTGGCTTTTTCCTGCCTGTGGGAATCATCTTGGTGTGCTATGTGAGGATCAACCTCAAGCTCTGCCAGACGGCCAAGGAGAACCCGCTGACGGTGAAGAACGGGCACCACCACCGGGCCTTCACTGTCATCCTGGTGGTTCTGCtggctgtcctgctctgcttcagCCCCTACCACCTCAACATTGTCCAGTTCATGGTCAGGAAGATCCTCTACCAGCCGTCCTGCCGTGAGCAGCAAGCCTTCAAGATGTCCCTGCAAATCACTGTGGCGTTCATGAACCTCAACTGCTGCATCGACCCCATCATCTACTTCTTCGCCTTCCGGGGCTACAAGCGGAGGCTGCTCCGCATCTTCAGGAACAGCGGCTCCCTGGCCACCTCCTCCACTGCCAAGACCCCCTCAGAGAGCAACAGCAACAGCCAGCCGCCCGGCTCCAGCTCCGTCTAG